The following are from one region of the Leptospira terpstrae serovar Hualin str. LT 11-33 = ATCC 700639 genome:
- a CDS encoding AsmA family protein: protein MKLSIRDKIKGVVGKILLTLIFVVSMTMFFILYPLLADPDYYKKLILDSTNQLTGLQVNYQTSEPVFFPFPGIELAEVTVSKNDDELIQVHKLRIEVYYGVFVGQALEIRKIYLNTGTVEIKREKDESFPLFERVLSKSEVNPEITAKNTEVVNLPETKYYFSKVFANFVNQIEIKNITILFEDKLYSRNIKLYLWETTFQLDRDLRNLDVYIYGKLNDEPISFSSNFLFVTDEMTYESARFEGDFSFQNLSGLDLHDIVIIFTYGDLRFARTTGNIPFYKRDETKIYAIIDRMHIKDLALKDGKTFADGHVSTIINYDIKEDKLSFANILVDWKGKSKLNGSGYVNFLKPPLSPTISFEGTSDYLDVPSIIKVIKIWVDPDFEKSILTRDIPSTGYVNRMNVYLNFNLRNLNAGDFHADFLKLNLHYAKRKLNIAKYELRAYEGIVKGTGHYLWGNNAGLEIKGNIKNLSVAPILSDLFKISPITGKLDSEFVLVSPADTEDGLISNIQVLGNISAINGELLSYTNILKPISSIGSVINLKKVDFNRATPYRELKFDFHYANESIEVRNFALKADGIAGSGGGKIGFNKSIDMRFTIGFPGVAGRALKLPIIYRGTYGVSAPFIDPIWLGSVYAGTIFLASPAGAAVGGIAGSAMSDYVNRAVDNVSGGVQKGWNGIKSLFGGEEESKEK, encoded by the coding sequence TTTAGATTCAACAAACCAACTAACGGGCTTACAGGTGAATTATCAAACCTCGGAACCAGTGTTTTTTCCTTTTCCAGGAATTGAATTGGCCGAAGTAACGGTATCAAAGAATGATGATGAGTTGATTCAGGTTCACAAACTTAGAATTGAAGTTTATTATGGTGTTTTTGTTGGCCAGGCATTAGAAATTAGAAAGATCTATCTCAATACAGGGACAGTAGAGATCAAACGAGAAAAGGATGAGTCCTTTCCATTGTTTGAACGGGTGCTCTCAAAATCAGAAGTGAATCCTGAGATTACTGCTAAAAATACGGAAGTGGTAAATCTTCCAGAAACTAAATACTATTTTTCAAAGGTATTTGCTAACTTTGTAAACCAAATAGAAATTAAAAACATTACAATCCTATTTGAAGACAAGTTATATTCACGTAATATAAAATTGTATCTTTGGGAAACCACATTTCAATTGGATCGTGATTTGAGAAACCTAGACGTATATATATACGGTAAGTTAAATGATGAACCAATATCATTCAGTTCCAATTTTTTATTTGTTACGGATGAAATGACATATGAATCCGCTAGATTTGAAGGTGACTTTTCGTTCCAAAACTTATCTGGTTTGGATCTTCACGATATAGTAATCATTTTTACTTATGGGGATTTAAGATTTGCAAGAACTACTGGAAACATTCCTTTTTACAAACGAGATGAAACAAAAATCTACGCAATTATAGATCGGATGCACATCAAAGATTTAGCCTTAAAGGATGGTAAAACTTTTGCAGACGGACATGTTTCAACCATCATTAATTATGACATTAAAGAAGATAAATTATCTTTCGCAAACATTCTTGTTGATTGGAAAGGCAAATCTAAGTTAAACGGTTCGGGTTATGTAAATTTTTTAAAACCGCCACTTTCTCCTACAATTTCTTTTGAAGGAACTTCAGATTATTTAGATGTACCAAGTATCATTAAGGTGATTAAGATCTGGGTAGATCCTGATTTCGAAAAATCAATTCTTACTAGAGACATACCAAGTACTGGATATGTGAATCGAATGAACGTTTATCTTAATTTTAATTTAAGAAATCTAAATGCTGGAGATTTTCATGCAGATTTTTTAAAATTAAACCTTCATTACGCAAAAAGAAAGCTTAATATTGCTAAATATGAATTAAGGGCTTATGAAGGGATTGTGAAAGGAACGGGTCATTACCTATGGGGAAATAATGCAGGTTTAGAGATTAAAGGGAATATTAAAAATTTAAGTGTGGCACCAATACTTTCTGATCTTTTTAAAATTTCGCCGATTACGGGAAAATTAGATTCTGAATTTGTTTTGGTTTCTCCTGCCGATACTGAGGATGGCCTCATTTCCAATATCCAAGTATTAGGAAATATCAGTGCGATAAACGGCGAACTTTTAAGTTATACAAATATATTGAAACCAATTAGTTCGATTGGTAGTGTTATCAATTTAAAGAAAGTAGATTTTAATCGAGCCACTCCCTATCGTGAATTAAAATTTGATTTTCATTATGCAAACGAATCAATTGAAGTGCGGAACTTTGCATTGAAGGCAGATGGAATTGCCGGCTCTGGTGGCGGAAAGATAGGATTTAATAAAAGTATCGATATGAGATTTACGATTGGTTTTCCAGGTGTTGCGGGTAGAGCATTAAAACTTCCCATCATTTACCGAGGAACCTATGGAGTTTCAGCTCCATTCATAGACCCCATCTGGCTTGGTTCCGTCTATGCGGGTACGATCTTTCTTGCAAGTCCTGCTGGTGCCGCTGTTGGTGGGATTGCGGGATCAGCTATGTCAGATTATGTGAACCGAGCAGTGGATAATGTCTCTGGCGGTGTACAGAAAGGTTGGAATGGAATTAAATCTTTGTTTGGTGGGGAAGAGGAAAGTAAGGAAAAATAG
- a CDS encoding MutS-related protein gives MYSTPRFLAGKKKITNDPFSTNPTYVFLNFRNKRYKDKIQYLSHKLRRVSIFRSVTFALFSSAITLCYLTKQSWKEYMYSFFILIPFVYLVQLYAKRKIQIQYAKKTHGFVVEEIYRLRGEFKKLKTREIWEYPEVVRNHPLSIDLDLCTKQGFLGIYDTTITDIGFQTYLKRFLQEPIEDPKLNSDPIEIKKILSKPNLAYHLQRKFLVPESESNEKFHLPSVSLEDSFWKKRRFLKYFFPIWGIFSPVYLVLGLLFDLPLIPLLLLINGILFVSYRSDSLKQWKEIKTLSSGSEKFRKTFLYLAKDRKTAKRMIGQITSLGDSSELLISPLPHLILNILCLWDLWKIKSLQKWKYKFENLWNDLQTLIIRTDAMLPFVNFGFLFPEARFATLSSSGNLSAEGIVHPLLPKESRVFNPLTPMLPGDLMIVTGSNMSGKTTYLRSIAMSLLLGGTGAPVLGSQFEFPKFQIHTLIRSQDSMEDGVSFFYSEVRRLSTIIKTADNQRKVPVLFLDEILKGTNSKERFIATREILSVLREKQTIVFLTTHDLKLAEIPWAKRFHFTELEVDGQMDFDYKIREGVSGSTNALKILKKEGIPIRNEEE, from the coding sequence GTGTACTCGACACCGAGATTTCTCGCAGGGAAGAAGAAAATTACGAACGACCCCTTTTCCACTAATCCAACTTATGTTTTCCTAAATTTTAGGAACAAACGTTACAAAGACAAAATCCAATACCTTTCCCATAAACTCAGAAGAGTTTCTATATTCCGCTCTGTAACCTTTGCTCTATTTTCAAGTGCTATCACACTTTGTTACCTAACCAAACAATCTTGGAAAGAATACATGTATTCTTTTTTCATTCTCATTCCATTTGTATATTTGGTACAATTGTATGCGAAGCGGAAAATACAAATCCAATATGCCAAAAAAACACATGGGTTTGTTGTGGAAGAAATCTACCGACTGCGTGGGGAATTTAAAAAATTAAAAACAAGGGAAATTTGGGAATATCCTGAAGTTGTAAGAAATCATCCTTTATCCATTGATTTAGATCTTTGCACCAAACAAGGATTTCTTGGAATCTATGATACTACCATTACCGATATTGGATTCCAAACTTACCTCAAACGTTTTTTGCAAGAACCAATCGAAGATCCAAAACTAAACTCTGATCCGATAGAGATAAAAAAAATATTAAGTAAACCTAATCTAGCCTACCATTTACAAAGAAAGTTTTTAGTTCCTGAATCCGAATCCAATGAAAAGTTTCATCTGCCCAGTGTTAGTTTGGAAGATTCGTTTTGGAAAAAAAGAAGGTTTTTAAAGTATTTTTTCCCTATTTGGGGGATATTCTCTCCCGTTTATTTGGTTTTAGGATTGTTATTTGATTTGCCACTCATCCCACTTCTCCTTCTCATCAATGGGATTTTGTTTGTCAGTTACCGATCAGACTCATTAAAACAATGGAAAGAAATAAAAACATTGTCTTCTGGGTCAGAAAAATTTCGAAAAACTTTTCTTTATTTAGCTAAAGATCGTAAGACCGCCAAACGGATGATTGGTCAAATAACTTCTTTGGGTGATTCTTCCGAATTACTCATCTCACCCCTTCCTCATCTCATTCTCAATATTTTATGTTTATGGGATTTATGGAAAATTAAATCCTTACAAAAATGGAAATACAAGTTTGAAAATCTTTGGAATGATCTGCAAACTTTAATTATACGAACTGATGCAATGCTTCCCTTCGTGAATTTTGGATTTTTATTTCCAGAAGCTAGGTTTGCGACTTTATCTTCTTCAGGAAACCTTAGCGCCGAAGGTATAGTTCATCCTCTACTTCCGAAAGAAAGTCGAGTGTTCAATCCTCTCACCCCAATGTTGCCTGGGGATTTGATGATTGTGACTGGATCGAATATGAGCGGAAAAACAACTTACCTTAGATCCATCGCCATGTCATTGTTACTTGGTGGAACGGGTGCTCCTGTGCTCGGCTCTCAATTTGAATTTCCTAAATTCCAAATCCATACACTGATTCGTTCGCAAGATTCTATGGAAGATGGAGTTTCCTTTTTCTATAGTGAAGTGAGGCGGTTGTCTACCATTATCAAAACCGCAGACAATCAAAGGAAAGTTCCTGTTTTATTTTTGGATGAAATTCTAAAAGGGACTAATTCGAAAGAACGTTTCATTGCAACGAGGGAAATTCTTTCTGTTCTGCGAGAAAAACAAACCATCGTTTTTTTAACGACACACGATCTGAAATTAGCTGAAATCCCATGGGCCAAACGATTTCATTTCACCGAACTAGAAGTAGACGGACAAATGGATTTTGATTATAAAATTCGAGAGGGAGTGTCAGGTTCTACCAATGCGCTCAAAATTTTGAAAAAAGAAGGGATTCCAATTCGAAATGAAGAAGAGTGA
- a CDS encoding AMP-dependent synthetase/ligase, which yields MANNLAEVYKESAEKFGPRPAFWYKNAQKDYQALTYKELYEDGLALAEALIDLGVKAREHVCVLADNRMEWIIADCAVLTAGAANVPRGSDITDSEIVYILNHSEAKIVFVENDKVYEKYKNNKSQVKSVKTVIIMDKDTKLKSGAGILHFYDLLEKGREMRAKGKREAEKRMAGIKPDDLYTLIYTSGTTGMPKGVMLMHSNMIHQMHYVVPRVAKVSPDDRMLSILPVWHIFERVVEYFAIINGGSTYYTKVTELRNDIQKARPTFMASAPRVWESIYNGIYTRINDPKQTPPVRRFLFKVAYFFSKHFHAAIRFLKGWEVDYVGRNIIQSLGLSILSIIKLLLTGPFTVTILAILAAQFGLPEDSALKTPLYVIAGFGALFNSFTLDRIVLSKIRQATGGHLRATLSGGGALQKHVDAFFMDIGITVLEGYGMTETGPVISARTFDRPVMGSVGDIVPLSQVQIRDDAGNVLCHIDDKRNIIFGKLGVKGVVHIKGPQVMKGYYKNPETTKKTIVDNWLNTGDIGMINFKKTLTLTGRAKDTIVLLGGENVEPVPIENKIDESTYIKQSMIVGQDQKVLGAIIVPDFDALIPWAEENGITEKNPDKLITNPRIVDFYKKEVRNFNSVKTGFKNFEQVQYVTLITKPFEVGDELTNLMKMKRHVITEKYKDRILELYKNS from the coding sequence ATGGCAAATAACCTAGCAGAAGTTTATAAGGAATCCGCAGAAAAATTCGGTCCAAGACCCGCATTCTGGTATAAGAATGCCCAAAAGGATTACCAAGCCCTCACTTACAAAGAACTCTATGAAGATGGGCTCGCACTTGCTGAAGCACTCATTGATTTAGGAGTTAAGGCTAGAGAACACGTGTGTGTTCTCGCTGACAACCGTATGGAATGGATCATCGCCGATTGTGCGGTGTTAACTGCAGGGGCTGCCAACGTTCCACGGGGTTCTGATATCACAGATTCAGAAATTGTTTATATTTTGAACCACTCGGAAGCTAAGATTGTTTTCGTTGAAAACGACAAAGTTTACGAAAAATACAAAAACAACAAATCCCAAGTGAAGTCGGTGAAAACCGTCATCATCATGGACAAAGACACCAAACTCAAATCAGGTGCAGGAATTCTTCATTTTTATGACCTCCTTGAAAAAGGGAGAGAGATGCGTGCCAAAGGAAAACGAGAAGCAGAGAAACGAATGGCCGGTATCAAACCGGACGATTTGTACACTCTCATTTACACTTCTGGTACTACGGGAATGCCAAAAGGGGTTATGCTCATGCATTCCAATATGATTCACCAGATGCACTATGTGGTTCCTCGTGTTGCGAAAGTTTCACCTGACGATCGTATGTTGTCTATCCTTCCTGTTTGGCATATCTTTGAACGAGTTGTGGAATACTTTGCGATCATCAACGGTGGTTCCACTTATTATACAAAAGTAACAGAACTTCGTAATGACATCCAAAAAGCAAGACCCACTTTTATGGCTTCTGCTCCACGCGTATGGGAAAGTATTTACAATGGGATTTACACTCGTATTAACGATCCAAAACAAACTCCTCCTGTAAGGAGATTTTTGTTCAAAGTTGCTTACTTCTTTTCAAAACACTTCCATGCAGCCATTCGTTTTCTCAAAGGTTGGGAAGTGGATTACGTAGGAAGAAACATCATTCAATCTCTAGGATTGTCTATTCTATCGATCATTAAACTTTTGTTAACTGGTCCATTCACTGTAACCATCCTTGCTATTTTGGCAGCACAGTTTGGTTTACCAGAGGATAGTGCTCTCAAAACTCCACTCTATGTAATTGCAGGATTCGGTGCTCTTTTTAATTCCTTTACATTGGATCGCATTGTACTTTCCAAAATTCGCCAAGCTACAGGGGGACATTTACGTGCCACTTTATCTGGTGGTGGGGCGCTTCAAAAGCACGTAGATGCCTTCTTTATGGATATCGGGATTACTGTTCTAGAAGGTTACGGAATGACGGAAACTGGACCTGTGATTTCGGCGCGGACATTTGACAGGCCAGTCATGGGATCTGTAGGGGATATTGTTCCTCTAAGCCAAGTGCAAATTCGCGATGATGCAGGAAATGTCCTTTGTCATATTGACGATAAAAGAAATATCATCTTTGGTAAGTTAGGTGTAAAAGGTGTGGTTCATATCAAAGGACCTCAGGTAATGAAAGGATATTACAAAAATCCAGAAACTACCAAAAAGACAATTGTAGACAATTGGCTGAATACCGGTGACATCGGGATGATTAACTTCAAAAAAACACTGACTCTTACAGGTCGTGCGAAGGACACTATCGTCCTTCTTGGTGGAGAAAACGTAGAACCAGTTCCAATCGAAAATAAAATCGATGAATCAACTTATATCAAACAGTCGATGATTGTGGGCCAAGACCAAAAAGTCCTCGGTGCCATCATCGTTCCTGATTTTGATGCTCTGATTCCTTGGGCAGAGGAAAATGGAATTACGGAAAAAAATCCTGATAAACTAATCACCAATCCAAGGATTGTTGATTTTTACAAAAAGGAAGTTCGTAATTTTAACAGTGTTAAAACTGGATTCAAAAACTTTGAACAAGTGCAGTACGTAACACTCATTACAAAACCATTTGAAGTAGGTGATGAATTAACGAACCTAATGAAGATGAAACGACACGTGATTACGGAAAAATACAAAGACAGAATTTTGGAACTCTACAAAAACAGTTAA